One region of Verrucomicrobiales bacterium genomic DNA includes:
- a CDS encoding TolC family protein: protein MKALIISFPVRPLGICLLISCSVAGALRAADSDPAHRSLSLSDCFQLALKHNLDLKIERLSGKIAQHRLDESRGVYDPTFNISATRDFLDQPSMFDRKKEEGDVPYQLTSDIFSGGISGKLPTGLTYDLNGALTKWKALTDLRDLGVPGTGFRNTNEYGLSSGIFLKQPLLKDFWTDADRMKIQVSRKNLQISENNLVSRMMATVGAVQAAYFDALHAQEVVKVHRVTLESANQLLSEVRSRIQSSALAPIEEKLFDYYAVNVAASVVDAERAETESEHNLRRLLIEDVKDLQAGPLDLTDPFFEIEEQFDQMGSWRDAMTKRPDVQQLKVEMEKQDIVLRYDRNQLFPSLDLVGSYGLTGIDPELGGASRQVRRGVNSFYGYGVTMSIPLSNRSARNRYRATQEEKQQSLLRMKKLELDILSEVENAGKQMSAAYRRIAPSRRAAQLAEEVLRAEQSKIQLGQPNGLAVVEARRRLTSAQISSLNAVLEYNKARTKLSLLEGEILERNKIEVDVKE, encoded by the coding sequence TTGAAAGCGCTTATCATTAGCTTCCCGGTCCGGCCTCTCGGAATTTGCTTGTTGATCTCCTGCAGCGTCGCCGGCGCGCTCCGCGCTGCGGACTCCGATCCTGCTCATCGGTCCTTGTCCCTCAGCGACTGTTTCCAGCTTGCGTTGAAGCACAATCTGGACCTCAAAATAGAGAGGTTATCCGGCAAGATCGCCCAGCATCGCCTTGATGAGTCTCGAGGTGTCTATGATCCCACCTTCAACATTTCCGCCACCCGTGATTTCCTCGATCAGCCGAGCATGTTTGATCGGAAGAAGGAGGAGGGGGATGTTCCCTACCAGCTGACCAGCGACATCTTTAGCGGCGGGATTTCGGGTAAGCTTCCCACCGGATTGACGTATGACCTGAATGGCGCATTAACGAAATGGAAGGCACTCACCGATCTACGCGACTTGGGCGTGCCAGGCACTGGATTCCGGAACACCAACGAATACGGACTCAGCAGCGGTATATTTCTCAAGCAGCCGCTGCTTAAGGACTTTTGGACGGATGCAGACCGGATGAAGATTCAGGTCAGCCGCAAGAATCTCCAGATTTCCGAGAATAATCTCGTCAGCCGAATGATGGCCACTGTTGGCGCTGTCCAAGCTGCCTACTTCGACGCCTTGCATGCCCAGGAGGTGGTTAAAGTGCACCGTGTCACGTTGGAGAGCGCCAACCAACTGCTGTCTGAAGTCAGGTCCAGGATCCAATCGAGCGCTTTGGCTCCGATCGAAGAGAAACTGTTTGATTATTATGCCGTAAACGTGGCTGCGAGTGTGGTGGACGCCGAGCGTGCAGAGACCGAGTCGGAGCACAACCTCCGAAGGCTGCTCATCGAGGACGTCAAGGACCTTCAGGCCGGCCCGCTGGATCTTACCGACCCTTTCTTCGAGATCGAAGAGCAGTTTGACCAGATGGGAAGCTGGCGTGACGCCATGACCAAGCGGCCTGATGTTCAGCAGCTCAAGGTCGAGATGGAGAAGCAAGATATTGTTCTTCGCTACGATCGAAACCAACTCTTCCCCAGCCTCGATTTGGTAGGGAGTTATGGGCTGACGGGCATCGATCCCGAGCTCGGGGGCGCAAGCCGTCAAGTCCGACGCGGGGTCAATTCCTTTTACGGCTACGGCGTCACGATGAGCATTCCCCTCAGCAACCGGTCGGCGCGGAACCGGTATCGGGCCACTCAGGAGGAAAAGCAGCAGAGCTTGCTGAGAATGAAAAAGCTCGAACTCGACATTCTTTCGGAGGTCGAGAATGCGGGCAAACAGATGTCCGCCGCCTATCGCCGGATCGCCCCTTCGCGTCGGGCCGCCCAATTGGCTGAGGAAGTCTTGCGGGCCGAACAGTCGAAGATTCAGCTCGGCCAGCCGAATGGACTTGCTGTGGTGGAGGCGCGTCGTCGCCTTACCTCCGCTCAAATCTCCTCGCTGAATGCGGTGCTCGAGTACAACAAGGCTCGGACGAAACTCTCCCTGCTCGAAGGCGAAATCTTGGAACGCAATAAAATTGAAGTGGACGTCAAGGAGTAG
- a CDS encoding histone deacetylase: protein MNIVTDSRCTGYHRLGHPERPARIQASVDALKGQTTLACEWITPLEVSDEQVLRAHDRGLLESVRRGSEDFDGDTPTHPQIGQHALRSVGGALRALTLARKGQWAFSLLRPPGHHATRHHAMGFCYFDSIAIAALEARASGVKRVAVYDFDVHHGNGTEDIFLGQTGTAFFSVHQFPCYPGTGEAHRGDNCFNFPVPPMTPRRQYRATLERGLRELQKFKPDLVGVSAGFDAYAKDPLAQGTLEAEDYYWLGQQFRFLGIPVFSVLEGGYSEELPQLIIAYLKGLEGK from the coding sequence ATGAATATCGTTACCGATTCTCGTTGTACTGGTTATCATAGGCTAGGCCATCCCGAGCGGCCTGCTCGGATTCAGGCCAGCGTGGACGCGTTGAAGGGCCAAACAACTCTCGCGTGCGAGTGGATCACACCCTTGGAGGTTTCCGATGAGCAGGTCCTGCGCGCTCATGACCGTGGACTGCTGGAGAGCGTTCGCCGAGGAAGCGAGGATTTCGATGGGGATACCCCGACTCACCCTCAGATAGGTCAGCACGCTCTTCGGTCGGTTGGCGGAGCCTTGCGTGCGCTTACATTGGCTCGCAAAGGCCAGTGGGCCTTTAGCTTGCTACGCCCTCCGGGCCATCACGCCACTCGGCACCACGCGATGGGTTTTTGTTATTTCGACTCGATCGCCATCGCCGCTCTCGAGGCCCGGGCTTCGGGTGTTAAGCGAGTTGCCGTTTATGACTTTGATGTGCACCACGGCAATGGCACGGAAGACATTTTCCTCGGCCAGACCGGCACCGCCTTTTTCTCCGTCCATCAATTTCCTTGTTACCCAGGAACGGGGGAAGCTCATCGAGGGGACAACTGTTTTAATTTCCCGGTCCCCCCGATGACTCCGCGGCGGCAGTATCGTGCAACTCTCGAGAGAGGTTTGCGTGAGCTCCAGAAATTCAAACCCGACTTGGTGGGTGTTTCCGCTGGGTTTGATGCCTATGCGAAGGATCCATTAGCCCAGGGGACGCTGGAGGCCGAGGACTACTACTGGCTTGGGCAACAGTTTCGATTCCTCGGAATTCCGGTCTTTAGTGTGTTGGAAGGCGGCTACAGCGAGGAACTCCCTCAGCTGATCATCGCCTACCTAAAGGGCTTGGAAGGAAAGTGA
- a CDS encoding AsmA family protein — MKKIAIRVAVAGMILIIAGVILLVLFLDGMIKKGVETVGPSLTQTTLRLDGVSLSLLGGSASLRGLHVGNPQGYKSPTALEADHISVKLSPSSLFSDKVVIHSLRLDAATINVEGSPNDNNLTKILANVQSAVPSSQSTQPNGTSSGKKLQVDDLVISNTKVNLTFPLLGGKGTTVALPDIHLTGLGQGPEGISPAALVQQVMTEVTGSVTSVATVALKSLGGVVTDTVKDLGKGAVDGIEKAGKGIKDLFKKKP; from the coding sequence GTGAAAAAAATTGCCATTCGTGTTGCTGTGGCCGGCATGATCTTGATCATTGCCGGAGTCATCCTCCTCGTGCTCTTTCTGGATGGGATGATCAAGAAGGGAGTCGAGACAGTCGGTCCCTCGTTGACCCAGACCACACTCCGTTTGGACGGGGTTAGTCTGTCATTGCTAGGGGGCAGCGCCTCATTACGCGGCCTACATGTGGGCAACCCCCAGGGCTACAAGAGTCCGACGGCCTTGGAGGCCGACCATATCAGTGTCAAACTTTCCCCAAGCTCACTGTTTTCCGACAAGGTGGTCATTCACTCCCTGCGGCTTGATGCCGCCACGATCAATGTGGAGGGAAGTCCCAACGACAACAACCTTACCAAAATTCTTGCGAATGTTCAGTCTGCCGTGCCGTCATCGCAATCTACTCAACCCAACGGGACGTCATCTGGAAAGAAACTCCAAGTTGATGACTTGGTGATCAGCAACACCAAAGTCAATCTGACCTTTCCTTTATTGGGCGGGAAGGGAACTACCGTGGCCCTGCCGGATATTCACCTGACTGGATTGGGACAGGGGCCAGAGGGTATCTCTCCGGCTGCTCTGGTGCAGCAAGTTATGACCGAGGTTACTGGCAGTGTGACTTCGGTTGCCACGGTGGCTCTCAAGAGCCTGGGTGGCGTGGTGACGGACACCGTGAAAGATCTAGGTAAAGGTGCTGTGGACGGAATCGAGAAGGCCGGCAAAGGTATCAAGGACCTCTTTAAGAAAAAGCCCTAA
- the mntR gene encoding transcriptional regulator MntR yields MPQSTPSQSAEDYLERIHELITRKGYARVVDIAESLGVKQASVTSMVQRLGELGYLNYEKYRGLMLTERGLEVACNIQRRHKTLSRFFSLFGLSKEVQRKDIEGIEHHLSPDTVTLLADLVNFFEKKPKMLDKFLNGRDSKPNDPKA; encoded by the coding sequence ATGCCGCAGTCAACGCCAAGCCAAAGCGCAGAAGACTACCTGGAACGAATCCACGAGTTGATCACTCGCAAAGGGTACGCCAGGGTGGTAGATATTGCCGAATCCCTCGGGGTCAAACAAGCCTCGGTGACGAGCATGGTTCAGCGACTGGGCGAGCTGGGCTATCTAAATTATGAGAAATACCGGGGCCTGATGCTTACCGAGAGGGGCCTGGAGGTAGCTTGCAATATCCAACGCCGTCACAAAACCCTCTCCCGGTTTTTTTCCCTGTTCGGCCTCTCCAAAGAGGTGCAAAGGAAGGACATTGAGGGAATCGAGCATCATTTGAGTCCTGACACCGTAACCTTACTGGCCGATCTGGTGAATTTCTTTGAGAAAAAGCCCAAAATGCTGGATAAATTCCTGAATGGCCGGGACTCGAAGCCGAATGATCCGAAGGCCTAG